One genomic region from Thermoplasmata archaeon encodes:
- the smc gene encoding chromosome segregation protein SMC, protein MHLKDIYLENFKSFGRKLHIPFMPGYTAITGPNGSGKSNIADAILFVLGPKSSKALRVGKLTDLIFDGGKDKKPATFCRVVLTFDNKDRTIPVDEDEVRLCRVVRLASHRTERKHTEGGDGAQGQGGSAGPGYYSYFYVNERASSLNEFDSLLAHARISADGYNLVQQGDINRIVLMSNLERRRILDDIAGITQYDEDIKKAEEKRAATEENLGTIETLLDEVKRQVSQLQRERDSALKYRELRDKRDELKVQILFRRKQDVEEEMASLNGQIQDLQKEQAEIGRQVEELQKRIASAKSEVEALENRIAEAGGADAQELRRKIDELRLEVMRAKDASETARERIRQLKEASAVTAQDLKALEKEIEAGKAEAARLSSELEELREREKATAGELKEAQDAVARSDTRAMKLQRELILRRKEFDEKEQERGRLLLEKERAEDRVNRLAQDIAQLEESIKKYEFQLSDIDFDLKNLRAEARNSSGSKRDIQSEYQAAKEEEAKLLRTGAELETKVRELRRRWEQLKAEAAAAASVQKGYNAAVEAILDARDRGELKGIHGTVAELASVKPEHETALTVAAGGRMQSIVVDDDEAAARAINYLKQKKIGRAIFLPLNKMILGRPGGKALMAVKDPSSLGYAMDLVKFKEQYRAAFWFVFGDTIVVKDLDALRRLMGGVRLVTLEGELAEPSGAMVGGTPEQALVKFGAPSESELRRVGQELKEAVEASDKVSQRLQKLREALTQMERELAEAHSRQSEVEMKAAALEFRRKECAGTRDQLKKEREAKLKEMDEAKRGVERVQQRLGEVEAALEALTKQRDEMTKSLATATPQQLAAKIKKLQETLLKLGNDIRDREAALQTSAAKLQLLAQRQEELKRAAAATAAEIKECESSIVRSKEVAAKAGDQLNVLMEAEQKTSRELREWQARRDQAYKLKTDLETQLEKLNGRLETHGDLIISLRSKLRLLEDRHAEIMAEIGEKELKVKGKLPPLAELEGAVKELEAGMQALEPVNMLALEEYEKQAKRCADLSAELEQLRSQRENLLKLVEELNSKKKYGLSKVFNAINKNFGEIYKELSGGGSAELILENPENPFEGGLIIRAQPKDKKAQRLESLSGGEKSLTALSLIFAIQQYQPSPFYLLDEVDMFLDAVNAENVALMIKKNSKMAQFVQITLRKVTLANADYRYGVTMQGNGISDIIGNIKVGDVGEDGSIRIAEEGGSGRPLAPPGGGSELTGSGRMGD, encoded by the coding sequence ATGCACCTTAAGGACATCTACCTAGAGAACTTCAAGTCGTTCGGAAGGAAGCTGCACATACCCTTCATGCCCGGGTACACGGCAATAACGGGCCCGAACGGCTCCGGGAAGTCCAACATAGCAGATGCCATCCTCTTTGTGCTCGGGCCCAAGAGTTCTAAGGCCTTGCGGGTCGGCAAGCTCACCGATTTGATTTTCGACGGTGGAAAGGACAAGAAGCCCGCGACCTTCTGCCGGGTCGTCCTCACATTTGACAACAAGGACAGGACCATTCCGGTGGACGAGGACGAGGTTAGGCTTTGCAGGGTCGTCAGGCTCGCCTCCCACAGGACTGAGAGAAAGCACACGGAGGGTGGGGATGGGGCGCAGGGTCAGGGGGGCTCCGCTGGGCCCGGGTACTACAGCTACTTCTATGTTAACGAGAGGGCCTCCTCGCTCAACGAGTTCGACAGCCTCCTCGCCCACGCGCGCATCAGCGCCGATGGTTACAACCTTGTCCAGCAGGGCGACATCAACAGAATCGTTCTTATGAGCAATCTGGAGAGGCGCAGGATCCTCGACGACATCGCCGGAATAACCCAGTACGACGAGGACATAAAGAAGGCGGAGGAGAAGAGGGCTGCCACGGAGGAGAATCTTGGCACCATCGAGACCCTTCTAGACGAGGTCAAGAGACAGGTCTCCCAGCTCCAGAGGGAGAGGGACTCGGCGCTGAAGTACAGGGAGCTGAGGGACAAAAGGGACGAGCTGAAGGTTCAGATTCTGTTCAGGAGGAAGCAGGACGTCGAGGAGGAGATGGCCTCGCTCAATGGGCAGATTCAGGACCTCCAGAAGGAGCAGGCCGAGATTGGCCGGCAGGTCGAGGAGCTCCAAAAGAGAATCGCCTCCGCAAAAAGCGAGGTCGAGGCGCTAGAGAACAGAATCGCCGAGGCGGGGGGGGCGGACGCGCAGGAGCTCCGCAGGAAAATCGACGAGCTACGCCTCGAGGTGATGAGGGCGAAGGACGCCTCCGAGACCGCCAGGGAGAGAATTCGGCAGTTGAAGGAGGCCAGTGCGGTCACGGCGCAGGACCTGAAGGCGCTGGAGAAGGAGATTGAGGCTGGGAAGGCGGAGGCAGCCCGTCTATCGTCGGAGCTGGAGGAGCTCAGGGAGAGGGAGAAGGCCACGGCCGGCGAGCTGAAGGAGGCTCAGGACGCGGTCGCCCGGTCCGACACGAGAGCGATGAAGCTCCAGAGGGAGCTCATCCTCCGCCGGAAGGAGTTCGACGAGAAGGAGCAGGAGCGGGGGCGGCTCCTGCTGGAGAAGGAGAGGGCCGAGGACAGGGTCAACAGGCTCGCGCAGGACATCGCCCAGCTCGAGGAGAGCATAAAGAAGTACGAGTTCCAGCTCAGTGACATTGACTTCGACCTGAAGAACCTGAGGGCGGAGGCGAGGAACTCGAGTGGCTCAAAGAGGGACATCCAATCGGAGTACCAGGCCGCGAAGGAGGAGGAGGCGAAGCTGCTAAGGACGGGCGCGGAGCTGGAGACGAAGGTGAGGGAGCTCAGGCGGAGGTGGGAGCAGCTCAAGGCCGAGGCGGCGGCCGCCGCGAGCGTGCAGAAGGGCTACAACGCGGCGGTCGAGGCGATTCTCGATGCGCGCGACAGGGGCGAGCTGAAGGGAATTCACGGTACCGTCGCGGAGCTCGCGTCCGTGAAGCCCGAGCACGAGACCGCTCTGACCGTGGCCGCGGGAGGGAGGATGCAGTCCATCGTCGTGGACGACGACGAGGCGGCCGCGAGGGCGATAAACTACCTGAAGCAGAAGAAAATCGGGAGGGCGATATTCCTCCCACTAAACAAGATGATTCTCGGCAGGCCAGGCGGGAAAGCGCTGATGGCCGTCAAGGACCCATCCTCCCTGGGCTACGCGATGGACCTGGTCAAGTTCAAGGAGCAGTACAGGGCCGCGTTTTGGTTCGTGTTCGGCGACACCATCGTGGTGAAGGACCTAGACGCCCTCCGCAGGCTTATGGGCGGCGTCAGGCTGGTCACGCTTGAGGGAGAGCTGGCCGAGCCCTCCGGGGCGATGGTCGGGGGAACGCCCGAGCAGGCATTGGTCAAGTTCGGGGCGCCCTCGGAGAGTGAGCTGAGGAGGGTCGGACAGGAGCTGAAGGAGGCGGTCGAGGCCTCGGACAAGGTGTCTCAGAGGCTCCAGAAGCTCAGGGAGGCCCTGACCCAGATGGAGAGGGAGCTGGCGGAGGCCCACAGCAGGCAGAGCGAGGTCGAGATGAAGGCGGCGGCGCTTGAGTTCAGGCGGAAGGAGTGCGCGGGCACTAGAGACCAGCTGAAGAAGGAGAGGGAGGCGAAGCTGAAGGAGATGGACGAGGCGAAGAGAGGTGTGGAGAGGGTTCAGCAGAGGCTGGGCGAGGTAGAAGCTGCGCTGGAGGCGCTGACGAAGCAGAGGGACGAGATGACAAAGAGCCTCGCCACCGCCACGCCGCAGCAGCTCGCGGCCAAAATCAAGAAGCTCCAGGAGACGCTCCTGAAGCTCGGTAACGACATACGCGACAGGGAGGCGGCCCTGCAGACCTCCGCCGCCAAGCTCCAGCTCTTGGCTCAGAGGCAGGAGGAGCTGAAGAGGGCGGCGGCGGCGACGGCGGCGGAGATAAAGGAGTGCGAGTCCTCGATAGTGAGGTCCAAAGAGGTGGCGGCGAAGGCCGGCGACCAGCTCAACGTTCTCATGGAGGCAGAGCAGAAGACCTCGAGGGAGCTCAGAGAGTGGCAGGCTAGGAGGGACCAGGCCTACAAGCTCAAGACGGACCTCGAGACCCAGCTCGAGAAGCTGAACGGGAGGCTCGAGACCCACGGGGACCTGATCATATCGCTCAGGTCGAAGCTCAGGCTGCTTGAGGACAGGCACGCCGAAATCATGGCCGAGATTGGGGAGAAAGAGCTGAAGGTCAAGGGGAAGCTCCCCCCTCTCGCCGAGCTGGAGGGAGCCGTCAAAGAGCTCGAGGCGGGGATGCAGGCGCTGGAGCCGGTCAACATGCTTGCCTTGGAAGAATACGAGAAGCAGGCGAAGCGCTGCGCGGATCTTTCGGCTGAGCTCGAGCAGCTCCGGAGCCAGAGGGAGAACCTCCTCAAGCTAGTAGAGGAGCTCAACAGCAAGAAGAAGTACGGGCTGAGCAAGGTCTTCAACGCCATAAACAAGAACTTCGGCGAGATATACAAGGAGCTCTCCGGCGGTGGAAGCGCCGAGCTTATTCTGGAGAACCCGGAGAACCCGTTCGAGGGCGGGCTGATTATCCGGGCCCAGCCGAAGGACAAGAAGGCCCAGAGACTCGAGTCCCTCTCAGGTGGGGAGAAGAGCCTGACCGCGCTATCGCTGATATTCGCGATTCAGCAGTACCAGCCCTCGCCCTTCTACCTTCTCGACGAGGTCGACATGTTCCTGGACGCGGTCAACGCCGAGAACGTGGCCCTGATGATAAAGAAGAATTCAAAGATGGCCCAGTTCGTCCAGATAACTCTGAGAAAGGTCACGCTCGCCAACGCGGACTACCGGTACGGCGTGACGATGCAGGGCAACGGCATCAGCGACATCATCGGTAATATAAAGGTGGGGGACGTCGGAGAGGATGGCAGCATTCGGATAGCTGAGGAGGGGGGTTCTGGCCGCCCGCTGGCCCCTCCGGGTGGGGGAAGTGAGCTGACGGGCTCTGGGAGGATGGGAGACTGA
- a CDS encoding ATPase domain-containing protein produces MARKIKSGILGLNPLLDGGINENSVTVVVGSSGAGKTIFATQFLHWGLQTGQEGIYITLDEPPEQLLNEAEEMGWGDLRDYMKEERMVFIDATGKQFTEFIKRELADFVREWRGSGARIVVDPLTPVLWSSQTRYEQRDLVSFMMREVKKMGTVLCTLEEHGTAGDLSTPETIIPLYISDAVIHLRYVAREGEASRMLKIVKCRSSRHSHRSHPYRIIKGAGLVVEPDGPPPARPSERVTAESAREYFRKKIAALPREKFEMVPERTWRALDRMIECAAQESAEGVELSRVVSLLLQELGQE; encoded by the coding sequence GTGGCGCGCAAAATAAAGAGCGGGATACTTGGCCTGAACCCCCTCCTGGACGGAGGAATCAACGAGAACTCCGTCACGGTCGTCGTCGGTTCCTCGGGGGCCGGGAAGACGATTTTCGCCACCCAGTTCCTCCACTGGGGCCTCCAGACCGGGCAGGAGGGAATCTACATCACTCTCGACGAGCCCCCTGAGCAGCTGCTCAACGAAGCGGAAGAGATGGGGTGGGGGGACCTGAGGGACTACATGAAGGAGGAGAGGATGGTCTTCATAGACGCCACTGGGAAACAGTTCACCGAATTCATAAAGAGGGAGCTGGCGGACTTCGTCCGGGAGTGGAGAGGCTCCGGTGCCAGAATTGTCGTGGACCCCCTGACGCCGGTGCTATGGTCCTCGCAGACCAGGTACGAGCAAAGGGACCTCGTATCTTTCATGATGCGCGAGGTGAAGAAGATGGGGACCGTGCTCTGCACCCTCGAAGAGCATGGCACCGCCGGGGACCTGTCCACACCGGAGACCATCATTCCCCTCTACATATCCGACGCCGTGATTCATCTCAGGTATGTGGCGAGGGAGGGAGAGGCGAGCCGGATGCTCAAGATTGTCAAGTGCAGGAGCAGCCGGCACAGTCACCGCTCCCACCCCTACCGGATCATTAAAGGCGCGGGACTCGTGGTCGAGCCCGATGGCCCGCCGCCGGCTCGGCCCTCCGAGAGGGTGACCGCTGAGTCCGCGCGGGAATACTTCAGAAAGAAAATCGCAGCGCTACCGAGGGAGAAGTTCGAGATGGTTCCTGAGAGGACCTGGAGGGCGCTGGACAGGATGATAGAGTGCGCCGCGCAGGAGAGCGCCGAGGGCGTGGAGCTCTCAAGGGTGGTCTCGCTGCTCCTGCAGGAGCTTGGTCAGGAGTAG
- a CDS encoding DUF120 domain-containing protein, with translation MAEPESVQPELIRILKELALLGGITGTVMITSGELAKRLGMSQQSASNKIIQLVEEGLVTRRMGPRKQALQLTPKGIGALRREHSDYLKIFEGAGRLLITGQVTSGFGEGGYYVGQEAYQAQFRQKLGMKPYPGTLNLRVSGQELAKLMILKESPGITLEGFTRDGRTFGNGRMFRARIRNLYCAVVIPHRSHYSDMIEVICEKKIRDVLGLRDGDSVRVEVIL, from the coding sequence ATGGCGGAGCCCGAGTCTGTCCAGCCAGAGCTCATCAGAATTCTAAAGGAGCTGGCGCTTCTCGGCGGCATCACCGGGACGGTGATGATAACATCCGGCGAGCTCGCGAAAAGGCTAGGGATGAGCCAGCAGTCCGCCTCCAACAAGATTATACAACTCGTCGAAGAGGGTCTGGTCACGCGCAGGATGGGGCCGCGCAAACAGGCGCTCCAGCTGACGCCAAAGGGAATCGGGGCACTGCGCAGGGAGCACTCCGACTACCTGAAGATATTCGAAGGCGCCGGCAGGCTTCTGATTACAGGACAGGTGACCAGCGGCTTCGGGGAGGGCGGGTACTATGTGGGGCAGGAGGCCTACCAAGCCCAGTTCCGCCAGAAGCTAGGGATGAAGCCCTACCCGGGCACCCTCAACCTTCGCGTCAGCGGCCAGGAGCTAGCTAAGTTAATGATACTGAAGGAGTCGCCCGGAATAACGCTGGAAGGCTTCACGAGGGATGGAAGGACCTTTGGAAATGGTCGCATGTTCCGCGCCAGAATTCGAAACCTCTACTGCGCGGTCGTGATTCCCCACCGCAGCCACTATAGCGACATGATAGAGGTGATCTGCGAGAAGAAAATCAGGGACGTGCTGGGCCTGAGGGACGGCGACAGTGTCAGGGTGGAGGTGATTCTCTGA
- a CDS encoding DUF2085 domain-containing protein, producing MMSREFWRWLSRLSSGTVQKGFHPLVLIPAAITLIWALLNVLAPLSLPPGSVTGLSGSVGVIDNGELTAHMNPLAKAIYESGDVNCHQRADRSIFINGNQMPYCARCTGIFLGLALGTALSLYFVVELRLWQILLGLGPLGLDGGGQLLGLWESTNPVRIVTGALAGGVTGIALGYIFFVLESFLGERLGRRAAGLGGVNRAPPRPQDAEDNVRCGDEGENSKPDGLEGGNAAEVRSQDNNKERELDPAPEEPRK from the coding sequence ATGATGAGCCGGGAATTCTGGAGATGGCTCTCGCGGCTGAGCAGTGGCACGGTCCAGAAAGGCTTCCACCCACTGGTTCTTATTCCCGCCGCAATCACCCTCATCTGGGCACTGCTGAACGTCCTAGCACCCCTCTCGCTGCCCCCGGGCTCGGTGACGGGTCTCTCGGGCTCGGTCGGTGTCATCGATAACGGCGAGCTCACGGCTCACATGAACCCTCTCGCTAAGGCGATTTACGAGAGCGGGGACGTGAACTGCCACCAAAGGGCCGACCGGTCCATTTTCATCAACGGCAACCAAATGCCCTACTGCGCCCGCTGCACCGGAATCTTCCTGGGGCTCGCGCTGGGCACCGCTCTCTCGCTATATTTCGTCGTGGAGCTCAGGCTCTGGCAGATTCTCCTCGGCCTCGGGCCGCTCGGTCTCGACGGCGGAGGGCAGCTCCTCGGCCTCTGGGAGAGTACAAACCCCGTGCGCATCGTCACGGGCGCTCTGGCGGGCGGGGTCACGGGCATTGCGCTCGGCTACATCTTCTTCGTTCTCGAGAGCTTTCTGGGGGAGAGGCTGGGGAGGAGGGCGGCGGGACTGGGCGGCGTCAATAGAGCCCCTCCGCGCCCCCAGGATGCAGAAGACAACGTTCGATGTGGTGATGAGGGCGAGAATTCCAAGCCCGACGGGCTCGAGGGTGGCAACGCCGCCGAGGTACGCTCCCAGGATAATAATAAGGAGCGAGAGCTCGACCCCGCTCCAGAAGAGCCCCGCAAATAG
- a CDS encoding LysE family transporter: protein MSPAGGVVEFLATAAAVSVTGAMMPGPVTAAAASGGLLDRWGGVHVALGHGLVEFPTIAAVALGLGSFLGDPRAALALGLAGGTALLVMGAASLLSLRGMGSAKLRHGANQRERGVGRGWDHRAVALDRGAAPDGSHPGPQSGGWRRGARLAGNHVVMGAVTTASNPYYFLWWATLGAALVFTALSFGPAVLGAFALLHWSVDLGWDALIGLASFKGGRLRGGELQRGIAGVCGAMMVAFGIWFVATAASGIPCL, encoded by the coding sequence ATGAGCCCCGCGGGTGGGGTGGTGGAGTTCCTAGCCACAGCCGCGGCCGTCTCGGTCACGGGGGCTATGATGCCGGGCCCCGTGACGGCTGCGGCCGCAAGCGGCGGCCTGCTCGACAGATGGGGCGGTGTGCATGTCGCCCTCGGCCACGGCCTAGTCGAGTTCCCCACGATTGCGGCTGTGGCTCTGGGGCTCGGCTCGTTCCTCGGCGACCCGCGAGCGGCTTTAGCACTAGGCCTTGCTGGTGGCACCGCGCTGCTGGTTATGGGCGCCGCCTCCCTTCTCTCCCTGAGGGGGATGGGCTCGGCGAAGCTTCGTCACGGGGCGAATCAGCGGGAGAGAGGCGTAGGGAGAGGCTGGGACCATAGAGCTGTCGCGCTGGACCGAGGGGCCGCTCCCGATGGAAGCCACCCGGGGCCCCAGTCTGGAGGCTGGAGGAGGGGCGCGCGCCTCGCGGGCAACCACGTCGTCATGGGCGCCGTAACCACAGCCTCCAATCCTTACTACTTCCTGTGGTGGGCGACGCTGGGCGCGGCCCTCGTGTTCACGGCCCTCAGCTTCGGGCCCGCGGTGCTCGGGGCCTTCGCTCTCCTCCACTGGTCCGTGGACCTCGGCTGGGACGCCCTCATCGGCCTTGCTTCATTTAAGGGCGGCCGACTTAGGGGCGGAGAGCTCCAGCGGGGAATCGCCGGTGTCTGCGGCGCGATGATGGTCGCTTTCGGTATATGGTTCGTCGCAACCGCCGCCAGCGGAATACCGTGTCTCTGA
- a CDS encoding carboxypeptidase regulatory-like domain-containing protein produces the protein MGDAGLPCGQSGDCASQRETDGGEAPHRPPAREGGRGRGPPALKRVASFLFLASFVLGVLNAAYAIIGIAGVSTPDGTHVSGTCELSGEVRDTAGRPIVCATVIVTDASLSALTDESGWYVIKGIPPGVHRVEATAPGYNRMSVRVDLRPSLLKSMDFTLEYGGADFYLDEALGESFSEPVASLLWTVPLLLSCSVCALAAALLSLGRRPGRLALALGAASIPSLGFGVGSALAAFGTVALALHITGCRWLRRARRPAGAPGPVMLTNQRWRAGSGEKASATGATPPPGQTKMPAPAPSPMEGGEGGERETCAEEIRGRVARYAIGRRRISQERALCCVCIKEIHPGQRYIKCVCGRRMHFACVQEPKCPECGHPFRAGK, from the coding sequence GTGGGTGACGCAGGGCTCCCGTGCGGGCAGTCAGGAGATTGTGCCTCGCAGAGGGAAACGGATGGGGGTGAGGCTCCCCACAGACCGCCGGCCAGGGAAGGAGGGAGAGGCCGGGGACCTCCCGCGCTGAAAAGGGTCGCATCGTTCCTCTTCCTCGCCTCCTTCGTCCTTGGAGTCTTGAACGCTGCGTACGCCATAATCGGAATCGCGGGCGTGTCGACGCCCGACGGGACCCACGTCTCTGGGACATGCGAGCTCTCCGGCGAGGTCCGAGACACCGCCGGCCGCCCCATCGTCTGCGCCACGGTCATAGTCACCGACGCATCCCTGTCGGCCCTGACGGACGAGAGCGGGTGGTACGTCATTAAGGGAATTCCCCCGGGAGTCCACCGCGTCGAGGCCACGGCGCCGGGCTATAATAGGATGTCCGTCAGAGTGGACCTGAGGCCCAGCCTGCTGAAGTCCATGGACTTTACGCTGGAGTACGGGGGTGCAGACTTCTACTTGGACGAGGCATTGGGCGAGAGCTTCTCTGAGCCCGTGGCCTCCCTACTTTGGACGGTGCCGCTGCTCCTTTCGTGCTCCGTCTGCGCGCTTGCGGCGGCGCTGCTGTCCCTCGGAAGGAGACCGGGAAGGCTCGCGCTTGCGCTCGGCGCAGCATCGATTCCCTCCCTGGGGTTTGGTGTAGGGAGCGCCCTCGCGGCCTTCGGAACGGTTGCGCTCGCTCTTCATATCACGGGCTGTCGCTGGCTCAGGCGAGCAAGACGCCCCGCGGGCGCGCCCGGGCCCGTAATGCTCACCAACCAGAGGTGGAGGGCGGGGAGCGGAGAGAAGGCCAGCGCCACGGGAGCTACCCCCCCTCCCGGGCAGACAAAAATGCCCGCTCCCGCGCCCTCGCCGATGGAGGGAGGCGAAGGGGGGGAGAGAGAGACTTGCGCGGAAGAAATCCGGGGGCGCGTTGCGCGATATGCAATTGGGAGGAGGCGAATCAGTCAGGAAAGAGCGCTCTGCTGCGTCTGCATTAAGGAAATCCATCCTGGCCAGAGGTACATCAAGTGCGTTTGCGGCCGGAGAATGCATTTCGCATGCGTCCAAGAGCCGAAGTGTCCGGAGTGCGGCCATCCATTCAGAGCAGGGAAGTGA
- a CDS encoding NUDIX domain-containing protein yields the protein MQGAPHEPVAGVDGGGFVCVLAFREPRLLLRRKPRGEGRKRDRLLRRAESKAPKPPKPPKFILVFNHKRGWEFPGGEIREGEVPEEAAAREFLEETGYEVAIVERLPSGRGQFFLGRLGKRRGMPQDPDVKEIRFLRELPREGLAFPREEYEQLLAIARARGL from the coding sequence ATGCAGGGTGCGCCACACGAGCCGGTGGCGGGCGTGGATGGCGGGGGTTTTGTCTGTGTGCTCGCCTTCCGGGAGCCCCGGCTCCTTCTCCGTAGAAAGCCCCGGGGTGAGGGTAGGAAAAGAGACCGTCTCCTGCGGAGAGCCGAGTCCAAAGCCCCGAAACCGCCCAAGCCCCCGAAATTCATCTTGGTCTTCAACCACAAGAGGGGGTGGGAATTCCCAGGCGGAGAGATAAGGGAGGGCGAAGTTCCGGAGGAGGCGGCGGCGCGCGAGTTCCTGGAGGAGACGGGCTACGAGGTAGCCATCGTCGAGAGACTACCGTCGGGCAGGGGCCAGTTCTTCCTAGGTAGGCTGGGGAAGAGAAGGGGGATGCCCCAGGACCCCGACGTAAAGGAGATACGATTCCTGCGCGAGCTCCCCCGGGAGGGACTCGCCTTTCCGAGGGAGGAGTACGAGCAGCTCCTCGCCATCGCGAGGGCCCGGGGCCTCTGA
- a CDS encoding PRC-barrel domain-containing protein has product MVCLSEIKKMEVLSSDGRAIGHVDDITIDDKWSIKGFTIKLDKEVARSMGKQTPLLSALKLDVGLDIIKSIGDKVLLNQPVSELGAHMKTQEGVRRVSSFMGMKVVSTEGKILGKVDDIAFEPYTWKMPSLHITVPRDVLDALKAKKPILGKGTLSLSMVHVKSIKDYVMLDTDYEGLSRILETSTVKAH; this is encoded by the coding sequence ATGGTCTGCTTATCCGAAATAAAGAAAATGGAGGTGCTGAGCTCGGATGGGAGGGCGATCGGGCACGTCGATGACATCACAATTGATGATAAATGGTCCATCAAGGGCTTCACCATCAAGCTGGACAAAGAGGTGGCGCGCTCGATGGGGAAGCAGACCCCGCTGCTCTCCGCGCTGAAGCTCGATGTGGGCCTAGACATAATCAAGTCCATCGGGGACAAGGTTCTCCTCAACCAGCCTGTATCGGAGCTCGGAGCCCACATGAAGACCCAGGAGGGCGTGAGGAGGGTCTCGAGCTTCATGGGTATGAAGGTTGTGAGCACAGAGGGCAAGATTCTCGGAAAGGTCGACGACATTGCTTTCGAGCCCTACACATGGAAGATGCCATCCCTCCACATAACCGTTCCGCGTGACGTTCTGGATGCTTTGAAAGCGAAGAAGCCGATACTGGGCAAAGGTACCCTCAGCCTATCGATGGTCCATGTGAAGAGCATCAAGGACTACGTGATGCTTGACACCGACTACGAAGGCCTGAGCAGAATTCTCGAGACCTCGACCGTGAAGGCGCACTGA
- a CDS encoding carboxypeptidase-like regulatory domain-containing protein — protein sequence MKERGASRDPRREGGRESGREAVGSKERDGEGGITSFREGGRPCGARAGAVTKELEGGEGSPSTVVEQDEPRGCGSERGAAAGVSPPASPGRPRELMASHELPRRGGAKRSLKPAIAGVLLLIAASAGFVTSGRYIGAPHLPWLLGSHGELTGEIKNESGGGIQNATVCVLELRSVSNETGYFRLSGVPTGRQEVVVEADGYKKLRFITLVYEAPVKLSLKLKEGNGTEVVDEHPQQVSSLYTCGALTLVFSAVVLGGAFSAMRRKRYTIALTGAMVGLALPPFPIATVLCLTAIALLIFSRGEFG from the coding sequence GTGAAGGAGAGGGGGGCGAGCAGGGACCCGAGGCGGGAGGGCGGTCGGGAGTCTGGAAGGGAGGCGGTAGGTTCCAAGGAGCGTGATGGAGAGGGTGGCATAACAAGCTTCCGAGAAGGGGGTAGGCCATGCGGCGCTAGAGCGGGCGCCGTAACCAAAGAGCTAGAGGGTGGGGAGGGCAGCCCCTCCACCGTGGTTGAGCAGGACGAGCCTCGCGGGTGTGGCTCGGAGAGGGGGGCCGCCGCCGGAGTGAGTCCGCCCGCCAGCCCCGGACGCCCGAGGGAGCTAATGGCCTCCCACGAGCTGCCGAGGAGGGGGGGAGCGAAGAGGAGCCTCAAACCGGCCATCGCTGGGGTTCTCCTTTTAATTGCGGCTTCCGCGGGTTTTGTGACCTCCGGGAGGTACATCGGAGCGCCCCACCTCCCGTGGCTTCTCGGCTCCCATGGCGAGCTCACCGGGGAGATCAAGAATGAGAGCGGCGGGGGAATTCAGAACGCTACCGTGTGCGTTCTCGAATTGAGGAGCGTGTCGAACGAGACTGGATACTTCAGGCTTTCCGGTGTGCCGACCGGCAGGCAAGAGGTTGTTGTGGAGGCTGACGGCTACAAGAAACTCAGGTTTATCACCCTCGTATATGAAGCGCCCGTGAAGCTCTCGCTCAAGCTCAAGGAGGGCAATGGAACGGAGGTGGTTGACGAGCATCCCCAGCAAGTCAGCTCCTTATATACATGCGGGGCCCTTACTCTGGTCTTCAGCGCCGTCGTGCTGGGGGGGGCTTTTTCCGCCATGAGGCGCAAACGATACACCATTGCGCTGACAGGGGCCATGGTCGGTCTCGCGCTCCCACCCTTTCCAATCGCCACCGTTCTCTGCCTAACCGCGATCGCACTGCTGATATTCTCGAGGGGTGAGTTCGGCTGA
- a CDS encoding epoxyqueuosine reductase QueH: MRRLVLHVCCGPCSTEVVERLRPDYELTLFFYNPNIYPKEEHDRRLAEAERYALHKGLTLVKGDWSHEEWLRAVRGLEAEPEGGRRCERCFELRLRATARLASELGAELFTTTLTVSPHKNAAMVNAAGRKAAEDIAMEPGPGARGAVAPLGTNGVGTGALEGEGGAASGMYMGSGGTNGACREGAPPERIGAAPRFLAADFKKRDGFLRSCRLAREAGMRRQSYCGCEFSMAGRRRRVGGDPGSRPAPGESG, from the coding sequence ATGAGGAGGCTTGTGCTGCACGTGTGCTGCGGGCCGTGCTCGACGGAGGTGGTTGAGAGACTGAGGCCTGATTACGAGCTCACGCTCTTCTTCTACAACCCGAACATCTACCCTAAAGAGGAGCACGACCGGAGGCTCGCCGAGGCGGAAAGGTACGCCCTGCACAAGGGGCTTACGCTCGTCAAGGGCGACTGGTCCCACGAGGAGTGGCTGAGGGCCGTCAGGGGACTGGAGGCTGAGCCGGAGGGCGGGAGGCGATGCGAGAGGTGCTTCGAGCTCCGCCTGCGCGCCACGGCGCGGCTCGCGAGCGAGCTTGGGGCGGAGCTATTCACCACGACCCTGACCGTCAGCCCCCACAAGAATGCTGCCATGGTCAATGCCGCTGGGAGAAAGGCGGCGGAGGATATCGCCATGGAGCCCGGCCCCGGAGCGCGCGGTGCCGTGGCCCCGCTGGGAACTAATGGAGTGGGGACGGGAGCTCTGGAGGGAGAGGGCGGAGCCGCGAGTGGTATGTACATGGGTTCTGGAGGGACAAACGGAGCCTGTAGGGAGGGAGCGCCTCCGGAAAGAATTGGTGCGGCCCCGCGCTTCCTCGCGGCCGACTTCAAGAAGAGGGACGGCTTCCTGAGGAGCTGCAGGCTCGCGCGGGAGGCCGGGATGCGCAGGCAGAGCTACTGCGGCTGCGAGTTCTCGATGGCCGGGAGGAGGAGGCGAGTGGGGGGCGACCCCGGCTCACGCCCAGCGCCCGGGGAGTCCGGCTGA